One genomic region from Ochotona princeps isolate mOchPri1 chromosome 5, mOchPri1.hap1, whole genome shotgun sequence encodes:
- the C5H2orf66 gene encoding uncharacterized protein C2orf66 homolog, which yields MSNVPLVLLCVVLGLVGHVHGTVLRNEDKWKPLSNPRNRDLFFRSLQAYFKGRGLDLGRFPNTFSVNENPRPLSFQSDLIASAFADYEEQKNSFPS from the exons ATGTCCAACGTGCCCCTTGTGCTGCTGTGTGTCGTCCTGGGACTGGTTGGGCATGTACACGGAACTGTGCTGAGAAATGAAGACAAATGGAAACCACTCAGTAACCCCAGAAACCGTGACCTG TTTTTCAGAAGCCTTCAGGCGTATTTCAAGGGCAGAGGTCTTGATCTTGGAAGGTTTCCAAACACTTTCTCCGTGAATGAGAATCCCAGACCCCTCTCTTTCCAGTCGGATCTTATTGCCTCTGCATTTGCTGACTATGAAGAGCAGAAAAACTCCTTTCCCAGTTAA